A single window of Marinobacter sp. LA51 DNA harbors:
- a CDS encoding bifunctional diguanylate cyclase/phosphodiesterase, producing MSSNYPEDLRFGEAALRNLEPQERERDGAALIRSLGNGLIASVVGVLLCVAAIVIVVFFAANRLDDYAGEKSLEKTQRLLDVEVRRLADLCLEYGWWNEAVDMVIYKRDLEWSETYVGVYLQERYGLEAIISLGADGELVYGRYGDEVLQQDRPGELKSANLDTLIQAAVDTDFNDPVPAVGFVDVGGTPAIAAVTTYAVYEPTEFNVNESHGSLILIKLLDQELLSAWSDDFHITGLTFSPKKSGADNEHSIALSGPGEQVLGHLEWSPERPGQQFLALVLPWAGGAGLLMTLACLFFYTKLRTYGRIAHAHFEELVSSREVLYQQAQFDFLTGLVNRPLFLELVSREMNRCFRHKEKAAVVYIDLDGFKAVNDSLGHDVGDELLCLVSEELSNSVRGEDVVARFGGDEFCLLLTGITDASDIERVLGKIQSQFLRPVSLGSHRVVIGVSAGIVIIPDDTADCSTVFRYADMAMYAAKKHGQNGYRFYSEEMETHSRQRNALKSQLLTSLANQELYLVYQPVYDLRDRSVRGLEALLRWRSAELGDVSPSDFIPVAEESGAIEHIGLWVAGKVLEDLTEMDQRTGQKLTVSINVSVKQLRDPKFPDRLDELLRKYDHDSSRLKLEITESLLITEQDSEHTVLMELSSRGYRLVLDDFGTGYSALGYLQLYPLETIKIDKSFVSGGSASGSHMPLVKSIVYMAQTMGMTTVAEGIETEEQEAFVAALGCTFGQGFLFSRPERLERILEIIERADDDQTSP from the coding sequence ATGAGCAGCAATTATCCCGAAGATTTGCGCTTCGGTGAAGCAGCCCTGAGGAACCTGGAACCACAGGAGCGCGAACGTGATGGGGCAGCCCTTATACGTTCGTTAGGCAATGGATTAATTGCGAGTGTGGTGGGAGTCCTGCTGTGCGTGGCAGCGATTGTCATTGTTGTTTTTTTTGCCGCCAACAGGCTTGACGACTATGCCGGGGAGAAGTCGCTGGAGAAGACTCAGCGCCTTCTGGATGTCGAGGTCCGGAGGTTAGCAGATCTATGCCTTGAATACGGCTGGTGGAACGAAGCCGTTGACATGGTGATCTACAAGCGTGACCTGGAGTGGTCGGAGACTTATGTCGGCGTTTATCTACAGGAACGCTATGGCCTTGAAGCTATTATCAGTTTGGGGGCAGATGGTGAGCTGGTCTATGGGCGTTACGGGGACGAGGTCCTGCAACAGGATCGGCCTGGCGAATTGAAGTCTGCCAATCTGGATACTCTGATCCAGGCAGCTGTTGATACTGATTTCAATGATCCCGTGCCTGCAGTGGGATTCGTCGATGTCGGCGGTACACCCGCAATTGCCGCGGTGACAACCTACGCGGTATACGAGCCCACTGAATTTAACGTCAATGAATCCCATGGCTCGCTGATCCTGATCAAACTGCTGGATCAGGAGTTGCTGTCTGCCTGGTCAGATGACTTTCACATAACGGGATTGACGTTTTCGCCCAAAAAATCTGGAGCTGACAACGAACACTCGATTGCACTGAGCGGCCCAGGCGAGCAAGTACTGGGGCATTTGGAATGGTCACCGGAACGCCCAGGACAACAGTTTTTGGCCCTGGTGCTGCCCTGGGCCGGTGGCGCAGGCCTGCTCATGACATTGGCGTGTCTGTTCTTCTACACCAAATTGCGAACTTACGGCCGTATTGCACACGCCCATTTCGAGGAGTTAGTGAGCAGCCGAGAGGTACTGTACCAGCAGGCACAATTCGATTTTCTGACCGGACTGGTGAACCGCCCTCTTTTTCTGGAATTGGTGTCGCGGGAGATGAATCGGTGTTTCCGCCACAAGGAAAAAGCGGCGGTAGTTTACATCGATCTCGACGGATTCAAGGCGGTCAATGACTCCCTGGGTCATGATGTTGGTGACGAACTGCTCTGCCTTGTCTCTGAGGAACTGAGCAACAGCGTCAGAGGGGAAGATGTCGTCGCACGTTTTGGTGGCGACGAGTTCTGCTTGCTGCTTACCGGGATAACGGATGCCAGTGACATTGAACGTGTGTTGGGCAAGATTCAGAGCCAGTTTCTTCGGCCAGTGAGCCTTGGAAGCCACAGGGTCGTCATCGGAGTTAGCGCCGGAATCGTGATTATCCCTGACGACACAGCGGACTGCTCCACCGTCTTCCGGTACGCGGACATGGCCATGTACGCTGCCAAAAAACATGGCCAGAACGGCTACCGTTTTTACAGCGAAGAGATGGAAACCCACTCTCGGCAACGCAATGCTTTGAAATCCCAGCTGCTTACTTCCTTGGCTAACCAAGAGCTTTATCTGGTGTATCAACCGGTTTATGACCTTCGTGATCGAAGTGTGCGCGGGTTGGAAGCGTTGCTTCGATGGCGCAGTGCGGAACTAGGCGACGTTTCGCCCAGTGATTTCATTCCTGTTGCTGAGGAGAGTGGCGCCATTGAGCACATCGGGCTCTGGGTCGCCGGGAAGGTACTGGAAGATTTAACAGAAATGGATCAACGAACTGGTCAGAAGCTGACCGTATCCATCAATGTTTCAGTCAAGCAATTGCGCGATCCAAAATTCCCCGACCGGTTGGATGAACTGTTGCGCAAATATGATCATGATTCCTCGCGGCTGAAGCTCGAGATCACTGAAAGTCTGTTGATCACAGAGCAGGACAGCGAACACACCGTGCTAATGGAGCTTAGTAGCAGGGGGTACCGCTTAGTTCTCGATGATTTTGGTACCGGCTACTCCGCGCTTGGGTATTTGCAACTGTATCCGCTGGAGACCATCAAGATCGACAAGTCGTTTGTTAGTGGGGGCAGCGCCTCAGGAAGTCACATGCCCCTGGTGAAAAGCATTGTTTACATGGCGCAAACCATGGGCATGACCACTGTCGCTGAAGGGATAGAAACAGAGGAGCAGGAGGCATTTGTCGCTGCCTTGGGCTGCACCTTCGGGCAAGGCTTTTTGTTCAGTCGGCCGGAACGTCTCGAGCGGATTCTTGAGATCATTGAACGTGCGGACGACGATCAAACCTCCCCTTGA
- a CDS encoding NAD(P)/FAD-dependent oxidoreductase, with protein MENLHHIVVVGGGAGGLELVTRLGNKLGKKGKARVTLVDAGLTHVWKPLLHEVASGSLDANANEINYRAHARKHHYEFQLGRMNGLDRDAGQLLISAFHDQDGAEVVPERRIRYDTLVIAVGSTANDFGTPGAQDHCLFLDSLSQARRFHNLLLNAFLRKNHEALQGQNHSLNISIIGAGATGVELAAELRLASRELPVYGMNHLQPSDVSITVIEAADRILPALPARLSAAANRELEHQHINVLTGQPVNEVRSASIVMKDGTELPSEMTIWAAGIKAPAFLADLDGLEANKGNQLVVEQTLQATRDDNVFALGDCAACPQPDSDRPVPPRAQAAHQQADALFKTLRNRINGGDAVPFVYNDHGSLINFSHYTTVGNLMGNLSGRSMYIEGKVARLFYVSLYRMHQVALHGPIRAGVIWLMDKISRAMQPRLKLH; from the coding sequence ATGGAAAACCTTCATCACATCGTGGTGGTCGGCGGGGGCGCCGGCGGGCTGGAACTGGTAACCCGGCTCGGCAACAAGCTGGGCAAAAAAGGTAAAGCTCGCGTGACCTTGGTGGATGCCGGGCTGACCCACGTCTGGAAACCACTGCTACACGAAGTTGCCTCCGGTTCGCTGGATGCCAACGCCAACGAAATCAATTATCGGGCCCACGCCCGCAAGCACCATTACGAATTTCAGCTCGGCCGCATGAATGGTCTGGACCGTGACGCCGGACAGCTGCTGATATCCGCCTTTCACGATCAGGACGGTGCCGAAGTTGTGCCCGAGCGGCGCATCCGTTACGACACCCTGGTTATCGCTGTCGGCAGCACCGCCAACGATTTTGGCACTCCGGGCGCGCAGGACCACTGCCTGTTCCTGGACAGCCTCAGTCAGGCCCGCCGGTTCCACAACCTGTTGCTCAATGCGTTCCTGCGCAAAAACCACGAGGCGCTGCAGGGCCAGAATCACAGCCTGAACATCAGCATCATTGGTGCCGGCGCCACCGGTGTCGAGCTGGCCGCCGAGTTACGTCTGGCGTCCCGGGAATTGCCGGTTTACGGGATGAACCATCTGCAGCCCTCGGATGTTTCGATCACCGTGATCGAAGCGGCCGACCGCATTCTGCCTGCATTGCCGGCCAGGTTGTCGGCCGCTGCCAATCGGGAGCTGGAGCATCAGCACATCAACGTGCTTACTGGCCAGCCGGTCAACGAAGTGCGGAGTGCCAGCATCGTCATGAAAGACGGCACCGAGCTACCCTCGGAAATGACCATCTGGGCAGCCGGTATCAAGGCACCGGCGTTCCTGGCGGATCTGGATGGACTGGAAGCCAACAAGGGCAACCAACTGGTGGTCGAGCAGACCCTACAGGCCACCCGCGACGACAATGTCTTCGCCCTGGGTGACTGTGCCGCCTGCCCACAACCGGATAGCGACCGGCCGGTGCCGCCCCGGGCCCAGGCCGCGCACCAGCAGGCTGATGCGTTGTTCAAAACCTTACGCAACCGTATCAACGGCGGCGACGCGGTGCCATTCGTCTACAACGATCACGGTTCGCTGATCAATTTCAGCCACTACACCACCGTCGGCAACCTGATGGGCAACCTGTCCGGGCGCAGCATGTACATTGAGGGCAAAGTCGCACGGCTGTTCTATGTATCGCTGTATCGCATGCATCAGGTCGCCCTGCATGGCCCGATTAGAGCCGGCGTTATCTGGCTGATGGACAAAATCAGCCGCGCGATGCAGCCGCGCCTGAAACTCCACTAG
- a CDS encoding TetR/AcrR family transcriptional regulator, with protein sequence MARHARYDRQTALAKAIALFWERGYHGSSMKQIEQALDMRPGSIYATFGSKDGLFSEALAAYAEQGSQELKTYLEPAESIVDGLEAYLRGIAQTGNQTQAKPSRACMIVKTLLESSNTHPALAEQANRILANIQQALCAALETAKARGELLASTDCHRLARLLQAQIVAIRSMAERDLAPDELSDLGADVASILESYRTRH encoded by the coding sequence ATGGCCAGGCACGCCCGCTACGATCGACAAACCGCATTGGCAAAAGCCATTGCCCTGTTCTGGGAGCGTGGTTACCACGGCAGCTCCATGAAGCAGATTGAACAGGCTCTGGATATGCGCCCGGGTAGTATCTACGCAACTTTTGGCAGTAAGGATGGGTTATTTTCCGAAGCCCTGGCAGCGTACGCCGAACAAGGCAGCCAGGAGTTGAAGACCTACCTGGAGCCGGCAGAGTCCATCGTCGATGGTCTGGAGGCGTACCTGCGCGGTATCGCCCAGACCGGCAATCAAACCCAGGCCAAGCCCTCCCGGGCCTGCATGATTGTAAAAACCCTGCTGGAATCCAGTAACACCCACCCGGCGCTGGCTGAGCAGGCCAACCGGATACTGGCCAACATTCAGCAGGCCCTGTGCGCGGCCCTGGAAACCGCCAAGGCCCGGGGTGAACTGCTGGCATCCACCGACTGCCATCGTCTGGCGCGCCTGCTGCAGGCTCAAATTGTTGCGATCCGCTCCATGGCCGAACGGGACCTGGCACCGGATGAGCTGTCGGACCTGGGCGCCGATGTCGCCAGCATTCTGGAGAGCTACCGCACCCGGCACTAA
- a CDS encoding carboxymuconolactone decarboxylase family protein — MTDFTLHDKDSAPENSKPLLENSQKAFGMIPGLHAVMADAPTVLDGYQKLHELVLNTSFDNDETTVVWQTINVEHACHYCVPAHTGIAKSMKVSDDIINALRDETPLPSDKLEALRTFTLAVVRKRGEVNSEDLNAFYEAGYKRSHVLEVILVLSQKVMSNYINHIAETPVDEPFQKFAWKKAK; from the coding sequence ATGACCGACTTTACTCTGCACGATAAAGATTCAGCACCGGAAAACTCCAAGCCGCTGCTCGAAAACTCTCAGAAGGCATTCGGAATGATTCCTGGGCTACATGCGGTCATGGCTGATGCGCCCACCGTTCTTGATGGTTACCAAAAGCTCCATGAACTGGTACTGAATACCAGCTTTGATAACGACGAGACTACAGTGGTGTGGCAGACCATCAACGTTGAGCACGCCTGCCATTACTGCGTCCCAGCGCACACCGGCATCGCCAAGAGCATGAAGGTGTCGGATGACATCATCAACGCCCTGCGTGATGAGACGCCGCTGCCCAGCGACAAGCTGGAAGCGCTGCGGACCTTCACCCTGGCTGTCGTTCGCAAGCGTGGCGAAGTGAATAGCGAAGACCTTAATGCCTTCTACGAGGCGGGTTATAAGCGCAGTCACGTGCTGGAAGTGATTCTGGTGCTGTCGCAAAAGGTGATGAGTAACTACATCAACCACATCGCCGAAACCCCGGTCGACGAGCCGTTCCAGAAGTTCGCCTGGAAAAAAGCCAAGTAA
- a CDS encoding TIGR00730 family Rossman fold protein, protein MKIAVYCGSRSGSDPKFARAAEALGAYLGSHGIDVVFGGGHVGLMGIVADAVLAHGGKVYGVIPEHLRDRELAHPGLTELFVVADMHERKAKMAELADGFVALPGGIGTLEEIFEAWTWGQLGFHHKPCALYNVDGFYDPLLAMAQRMEEKGFLKQEYIDMLVLADTPEQLVDGFRRYCPPHEKWS, encoded by the coding sequence ATGAAAATTGCAGTCTATTGCGGTTCCCGTTCGGGCTCAGACCCGAAATTTGCGCGCGCAGCCGAAGCATTAGGCGCCTATTTGGGCAGCCACGGTATCGATGTGGTGTTCGGGGGCGGCCATGTCGGCCTGATGGGGATTGTTGCCGATGCGGTGTTGGCTCACGGTGGCAAGGTTTACGGCGTGATTCCCGAGCATCTGCGGGACCGGGAGTTGGCCCACCCCGGCCTGACCGAGCTGTTTGTGGTGGCGGACATGCACGAGCGCAAGGCCAAGATGGCTGAGCTGGCGGACGGCTTTGTCGCCTTGCCCGGTGGCATTGGCACCCTGGAGGAAATTTTCGAAGCCTGGACCTGGGGGCAGCTCGGTTTTCATCACAAGCCCTGTGCGCTCTATAACGTGGATGGCTTCTATGACCCTCTGCTGGCCATGGCGCAGCGCATGGAAGAGAAGGGTTTTCTGAAACAGGAATACATCGACATGCTGGTGTTGGCGGACACGCCTGAACAGCTGGTGGATGGATTCCGTCGATACTGCCCGCCCCATGAGAAATGGAGCTGA